From Amycolatopsis sp. cg9, one genomic window encodes:
- a CDS encoding ABC transporter permease, which yields MNLVIYILRRLAISIPVLLVGTFLCFVMVAGTGDPLGELRQNPQISKEALAATAAKLGLDQGIIPRYFSWLGDFLTGDWGISIAQGNALAPVAPKVMAALGVTFKLVVGAEILALIIGIIVGVLAAVKQYSIIDYIATTLAFLLFSMPIFCVAIVLKRYAIEINGWVRDLGLSDVLGNPWLRTTSPEQLRTDGVGDFITSTIGAYLLPTLSIMAISFAAYSRFQRASMLEVMGSDYVRTARAKGLANGRVIFRHAFRNALIPVTTLFSVNFGSVLAGAIITETVFNWHGMGTLLVEAVTKNDTQVMMGWLVVIASLVIIANLIADLMYGILDPRIRVG from the coding sequence TTGAACCTGGTGATCTACATCCTTCGCCGTCTGGCGATATCGATTCCCGTCCTCCTGGTCGGGACTTTCTTGTGTTTCGTCATGGTCGCCGGCACCGGTGACCCGCTGGGCGAGCTGCGCCAAAACCCGCAGATCAGCAAGGAAGCGCTGGCCGCCACGGCCGCCAAGCTCGGTCTCGACCAGGGCATCATCCCCCGTTACTTCTCGTGGCTCGGTGACTTCCTGACCGGCGACTGGGGCATCTCCATCGCGCAGGGCAACGCCCTCGCGCCGGTCGCCCCGAAGGTGATGGCCGCGCTCGGCGTCACCTTCAAGCTGGTCGTCGGCGCCGAGATCCTCGCGCTGATCATCGGCATCATCGTCGGTGTGCTGGCCGCCGTGAAGCAGTACTCGATCATCGACTACATCGCGACCACCCTCGCCTTCCTGCTCTTCTCGATGCCGATCTTCTGCGTCGCGATCGTCCTGAAGCGCTACGCGATCGAGATCAACGGCTGGGTGCGCGACCTGGGCCTGTCCGACGTCCTCGGCAACCCGTGGCTGCGCACCACCAGCCCGGAGCAGCTGCGGACCGACGGGGTCGGCGACTTCATAACGAGCACGATCGGCGCGTACCTGCTGCCGACGCTGTCGATCATGGCGATCAGCTTCGCCGCGTACAGCCGGTTCCAGCGCGCCTCGATGCTCGAGGTCATGGGCTCGGACTACGTGCGCACCGCGCGCGCCAAGGGCCTCGCCAACGGCCGGGTCATCTTCCGGCACGCGTTCCGCAACGCGCTGATCCCGGTGACGACGCTGTTCTCGGTGAACTTCGGCTCGGTCCTGGCCGGCGCGATCATCACCGAGACGGTCTTCAACTGGCACGGCATGGGCACGCTGCTGGTGGAAGCGGTCACGAAGAACGACACCCAGGTCATGATGGGCTGGCTCGTGGTGATCGCCTCCCTCGTGATC
- a CDS encoding ABC transporter family substrate-binding protein — MRRSKAVSALSLVAGASLLLSACSGGDSGSGNTDQNGSSTDVKAMAVGKAETGDLFKLADTPGYDGTVTIGIDDGYSGYNNQTPDTNSSYNNYVLTAVLSGTLKLDGNNKVLLNSDVFESWDITTKDPQQVTYKIKPNVKWSDGQPYDCKDLYLAWLSQSGLAKGPDGKNPFNSASTTGYSLIKTATCKDNLTFVTDYSEPYLDYKGLFNAPAIMPAHILEAKTGIADITKLAPTGDPAQIKAAGDFWSNEWKGFKADIMPSSGPYKITAFDANQKAVTLEKNPTWVGGKGGPSKIIVRAMEDTKAMATALQNGEIDVAASTQPDATAAQTMKGLAAQGVVYGSAPQLTYEHLDLNFKRMFADKDLRKAFLESVNRKEITDKLLKEVQADAEPLNSVVFFQGEEGYTDLYSSKAGLGADAAAKTLTDAGWVKGGDGIFAKNGVRASFKITHNQNARRSQTVEIIISQAKAAGIEVKDETDANFLKGGRVSTGDYDVALFGWSAQPFKAESKSIYVCPDNGGEQNYQSLCDKKIDDAYTAAVKATDEQVKLQKYQEADKAIADDYATLPLFQTPSMWAFKGIDRVYMQSYDGVLWNVGEWEQKK; from the coding sequence ATGAGGAGATCCAAAGCAGTCTCCGCTTTGTCGCTCGTCGCCGGCGCTTCGCTGCTGCTGAGCGCCTGCAGCGGCGGTGATTCGGGTTCGGGCAACACCGATCAGAACGGATCGTCGACCGACGTCAAGGCGATGGCTGTCGGCAAGGCCGAGACCGGTGACCTGTTCAAGCTCGCGGACACCCCGGGGTACGACGGCACGGTCACGATCGGTATCGACGACGGGTACTCGGGGTACAACAACCAGACCCCGGACACCAACAGCTCGTACAACAACTACGTCCTGACCGCGGTGCTCTCCGGTACGTTGAAGCTCGACGGCAACAACAAGGTGCTGCTGAACAGCGACGTCTTCGAGTCGTGGGACATCACGACGAAGGACCCGCAGCAGGTCACCTACAAGATCAAGCCGAACGTCAAGTGGTCGGACGGGCAGCCGTACGACTGCAAGGACCTGTACCTGGCGTGGCTGTCGCAGAGCGGCCTGGCGAAGGGCCCGGACGGCAAGAACCCGTTCAACTCGGCCTCGACCACCGGGTACTCGCTGATCAAGACGGCGACGTGCAAGGACAACCTGACCTTCGTCACCGACTACAGCGAGCCCTACCTCGACTACAAGGGCCTCTTCAACGCGCCGGCGATCATGCCCGCGCACATCCTCGAGGCCAAGACCGGCATCGCGGACATCACGAAGCTGGCCCCGACCGGCGACCCGGCGCAGATCAAGGCCGCCGGTGACTTCTGGTCGAACGAGTGGAAGGGCTTCAAGGCGGACATCATGCCGTCGTCGGGCCCGTACAAGATCACCGCGTTCGACGCCAACCAGAAGGCCGTCACCCTCGAGAAGAACCCGACCTGGGTCGGCGGCAAGGGTGGCCCGTCGAAGATCATCGTCCGCGCCATGGAAGACACCAAGGCCATGGCGACCGCGCTGCAGAACGGTGAGATCGACGTCGCGGCGTCGACCCAGCCGGACGCCACCGCGGCCCAGACGATGAAGGGCCTCGCGGCCCAGGGCGTGGTCTACGGTTCGGCCCCGCAGCTGACCTACGAGCACCTCGACCTGAACTTCAAGCGCATGTTCGCCGACAAGGACCTCCGCAAGGCGTTCCTCGAGTCGGTCAACCGCAAGGAGATCACGGACAAGCTGCTCAAGGAGGTCCAGGCGGACGCGGAGCCGCTGAACAGCGTCGTCTTCTTCCAGGGTGAAGAGGGCTACACCGACCTGTACAGCAGCAAGGCGGGCCTGGGCGCCGACGCGGCGGCCAAGACGCTGACCGATGCCGGCTGGGTCAAGGGCGGCGACGGCATCTTCGCGAAGAACGGTGTGCGTGCCTCGTTCAAGATCACGCACAACCAGAACGCGCGCCGCAGCCAGACCGTCGAGATCATCATCTCGCAGGCCAAGGCCGCCGGCATCGAGGTCAAGGACGAGACCGACGCCAACTTCCTCAAGGGTGGCCGCGTCTCGACCGGTGACTACGACGTCGCGCTGTTCGGCTGGTCGGCCCAGCCCTTCAAGGCGGAGTCGAAGTCGATCTACGTCTGCCCGGACAACGGTGGTGAGCAGAACTACCAGAGCCTGTGCGACAAGAAGATCGACGACGCCTACACCGCTGCGGTGAAGGCGACCGACGAGCAGGTCAAGCTGCAGAAGTACCAGGAGGCCGACAAGGCCATCGCGGACGACTACGCGACCCTGCCGCTGTTCCAGACGCCGAGCATGTGGGCGTTCAAGGGCATCGACCGCGTCTACATGCAGTCGTACGACGGTGTGCTGTGGAACGTCGGCGAGTGGGAGCAGAAGAAGTAG
- a CDS encoding YciI family protein, with the protein MYVVLLNYTAPIEEIDLALPDHVEWLNRQYEHGHFLASGRRNPRVGGVIITRPLNRGKLDAILASDPFCVQHLAQYEVIEFSPTKTAPELRLLNEAAPH; encoded by the coding sequence ATGTATGTCGTCCTGCTGAACTACACGGCTCCGATCGAAGAAATCGACCTGGCGCTGCCGGATCACGTCGAGTGGCTGAACAGGCAGTACGAGCACGGCCACTTCCTGGCGTCCGGGCGGCGGAACCCCCGCGTCGGCGGTGTCATCATCACGCGTCCGCTGAACCGCGGGAAGCTCGACGCCATCCTGGCGTCCGACCCGTTCTGCGTGCAGCACCTCGCGCAGTACGAGGTCATCGAGTTCTCACCGACCAAGACCGCTCCGGAGCTGCGCTTGCTCAACGAAGCGGCACCGCATTAG
- a CDS encoding ABC transporter family substrate-binding protein yields MRVNRKAVPVLALAAVLLTACSNTPPPPVVSSSVAPVSTTGKTPSQIVVGVDDVLGGYNPHNLADSSQVTSALSQLLLPSVFRQKDDGSSQLDKNLMKSAEVVSQQPFVVAYEIRPDASWSDGAPIAAEDFDYLRTQMRDQPGVIEPAGYRQITDLQSREGGKRVEVTFAKPYPGWQALFSGLLPAHLLKDAPDGWRGALAANFPAVAGPFSIKSIDTARGEVILERNERYWEKPAAIDRIVLRRSDQNTLLAALQSGNDQFALARTSGDELKRLGELGSAVRLHTVARPVVAGVLLRPVSATLQDAQVRAGVAAFIDRNKLITEGVDGGPSSTLHADAQVKAPSEAGYAATIPPGPPTAPDVAKAEESLKAAGYAKTAGTWRKNGKALSLVIASPGTQEPYASIAKELTAQLVAQGIEVNAITPQPRDLFGGLLAMPVVNGVQQPTGDSAGNVGIDIAVVPQAVGGDPASVLASTFGCRLEQTATGADPAKPVVPGNSAGFCDPALQSSIDAALSGSTPITEALTTLEPELWRQNVVVPLFQLADTLAIGSGISGVTPGPPMVGPFGSAVNWTRGPK; encoded by the coding sequence GTGCGGGTGAATCGCAAGGCGGTGCCGGTACTGGCACTCGCGGCCGTGCTGCTCACCGCGTGCTCCAACACCCCGCCACCCCCGGTGGTGTCCTCGTCGGTCGCGCCGGTGTCCACCACCGGCAAGACGCCGTCGCAGATCGTCGTCGGGGTCGACGACGTGCTCGGCGGGTACAACCCGCACAACCTCGCGGACTCGTCCCAGGTGACCTCGGCGCTGTCGCAGCTGCTGCTGCCCTCGGTGTTCCGCCAGAAGGACGACGGCAGCAGCCAGCTCGACAAGAACCTCATGAAGTCCGCCGAGGTGGTCTCGCAGCAGCCGTTCGTGGTCGCCTACGAGATCCGGCCGGACGCGTCCTGGTCCGACGGCGCGCCGATCGCCGCCGAGGACTTCGACTACCTGCGCACCCAGATGCGCGACCAGCCCGGCGTCATCGAGCCCGCCGGCTACCGGCAGATCACCGACCTGCAGTCCCGCGAGGGCGGCAAGCGCGTCGAGGTCACCTTCGCCAAGCCGTACCCCGGCTGGCAGGCGCTCTTCTCCGGGCTGCTGCCCGCCCACCTGCTCAAGGACGCGCCCGACGGCTGGCGCGGCGCGCTCGCGGCGAACTTCCCGGCCGTCGCCGGCCCGTTCTCGATCAAGAGCATCGACACCGCCCGCGGCGAGGTCATCCTCGAGCGCAACGAGCGCTACTGGGAGAAGCCCGCGGCGATCGACCGGATCGTGCTGCGCCGGTCGGACCAGAACACCCTGCTGGCCGCGCTGCAGAGCGGCAACGACCAGTTCGCGCTGGCCCGGACCAGCGGCGACGAGCTCAAGCGGCTCGGCGAGCTGGGTTCGGCCGTGCGGCTGCACACGGTGGCCCGGCCGGTGGTGGCCGGCGTGCTGCTGCGCCCGGTCAGCGCCACCCTGCAGGACGCCCAGGTCCGCGCCGGGGTCGCCGCGTTCATCGACCGGAACAAGCTGATCACCGAAGGCGTCGACGGCGGCCCGTCGTCGACGCTGCACGCCGACGCCCAGGTCAAGGCGCCGTCGGAAGCCGGGTACGCGGCAACCATCCCGCCCGGCCCGCCGACCGCGCCCGACGTCGCCAAGGCCGAGGAATCGCTGAAGGCGGCGGGCTACGCCAAGACGGCGGGCACCTGGCGCAAGAACGGCAAGGCGCTCTCGCTCGTGATCGCCTCGCCGGGCACCCAGGAGCCGTACGCGTCGATCGCCAAGGAGCTCACCGCCCAGCTCGTCGCGCAGGGCATCGAGGTCAACGCGATCACCCCGCAGCCGCGCGACCTGTTCGGCGGCCTGCTCGCGATGCCGGTCGTCAACGGCGTCCAGCAGCCGACGGGCGACTCGGCGGGCAACGTCGGGATCGACATCGCCGTCGTGCCGCAGGCGGTCGGCGGCGACCCGGCCTCGGTGCTCGCGTCGACCTTCGGCTGCCGCCTCGAGCAGACGGCCACCGGCGCCGACCCCGCCAAACCGGTCGTTCCGGGCAACTCGGCCGGGTTCTGCGATCCGGCACTGCAGTCGTCGATCGACGCGGCGCTGTCCGGATCGACGCCGATCACCGAAGCGCTCACCACCCTTGAGCCTGAACTTTGGCGCCAGAACGTGGTGGTCCCGTTGTTCCAATTGGCTGACACCCTGGCGATCGGATCGGGCATCTCGGGCGTCACGCCAGGTCCCCCCATGGTGGGCCCATTCGGGTCCGCGGTGAACTGGACCCGCGGCCCGAAGTAA
- the typA gene encoding translational GTPase TypA, protein MPAASATVETGRPTGKTRPDLRNVAIVAHVDHGKTTLVDAMLRQSGAFAERAEVVDRVMDSGELEREKGITILAKNTSIHRQTPEGSVTINVIDTPGHADFGGEVERGLAMVDGVVLLVDASEGPLPQTRFVLRKTLEARLPVILLVNKTDRPDARISEVVEETHDLLLELASDIEDADHDAILDLPVVYASARAGKASLEQPADGEIPESESLDPLFDTLLRHVPPPAADLDAPLQALVTNLDASNFLGRIALIRIHAGKLRKGQTVAWMREDGTVQNVRISELLVTEALTRVPATEASAGELVAIAGIPDITIGDTLADVENPVALPRITVDEPAISMTIGVNTSPLAGRNGGDKVTARLVKARLDQELIGNVSIRVLPTERPDTWEVQGRGELALAILVEQMRREGFELTVGKPQVVLRTIDGKLHEPFERLYIDSPEEHLGAITQLLAARKGRMEDMSGNGTGRIKLEYVLPSRGLISFRTDFLTETRGTGIANHVFEGYFPWAGEIRTRHSGSLVADRTGPVTAYAMIQLADRGTFFVEPGAEVYEGMVVGENPRFEDLDINITKEKKLTNMRQSSADVMETLARPRKMGLEEALEFCSVDECVEVAPEVVRVRKVTLDVNTRAKERSRAKSRDNG, encoded by the coding sequence GTGCCCGCAGCCAGCGCTACCGTCGAAACCGGCCGGCCGACCGGTAAGACCCGGCCCGACCTGCGCAATGTCGCGATCGTAGCCCACGTCGACCACGGCAAGACCACGCTCGTGGACGCGATGCTCCGCCAGTCCGGCGCCTTCGCCGAGCGGGCCGAGGTCGTCGACCGCGTGATGGACTCCGGTGAGCTCGAGCGGGAAAAGGGCATCACCATCCTCGCGAAGAACACCTCGATCCACCGCCAGACGCCCGAGGGCTCGGTGACGATCAACGTCATCGACACCCCCGGCCACGCCGACTTCGGCGGTGAGGTCGAGCGCGGCCTGGCCATGGTCGACGGCGTCGTCCTGCTGGTCGACGCGTCCGAGGGTCCGCTCCCGCAGACCCGCTTCGTGCTGCGCAAGACCCTCGAGGCCCGGCTCCCGGTGATCCTGCTGGTCAACAAGACCGACCGGCCGGACGCGCGGATCTCCGAGGTCGTCGAGGAGACCCACGACCTGCTGCTCGAGCTGGCCAGCGACATCGAGGACGCCGACCACGACGCGATCCTCGACCTCCCGGTCGTCTACGCCTCCGCGCGCGCCGGCAAGGCGAGCCTCGAGCAGCCCGCCGACGGGGAGATCCCCGAGAGCGAGAGCCTCGACCCGCTGTTCGACACGCTGCTCCGGCACGTGCCGCCGCCCGCCGCCGACCTCGACGCGCCGCTGCAGGCGCTGGTCACCAACCTCGACGCGTCCAACTTCCTCGGCCGCATCGCGCTGATCCGCATCCACGCCGGCAAGCTGCGCAAGGGCCAGACCGTGGCCTGGATGCGCGAAGACGGCACGGTGCAGAACGTCCGCATCTCCGAGCTGCTGGTCACCGAGGCGCTCACCCGCGTCCCGGCGACCGAGGCCAGCGCGGGCGAGCTCGTCGCCATCGCGGGCATCCCGGACATCACGATCGGCGACACCCTCGCCGACGTCGAGAACCCGGTCGCGCTGCCCCGGATCACCGTCGACGAGCCGGCGATCTCGATGACGATCGGCGTCAACACCTCGCCGCTGGCGGGGCGCAACGGCGGCGACAAGGTCACCGCGCGGCTGGTCAAGGCCCGTCTCGACCAGGAGCTGATCGGCAACGTCTCGATCCGCGTCCTGCCGACCGAGCGCCCCGACACCTGGGAGGTCCAGGGCCGTGGCGAGCTGGCGCTGGCCATCCTCGTCGAGCAGATGCGGCGTGAGGGCTTCGAGCTGACCGTCGGCAAGCCGCAGGTGGTCCTGCGCACGATCGACGGCAAGCTGCACGAGCCGTTCGAGCGCCTCTACATCGACTCGCCGGAGGAGCACCTCGGCGCGATCACGCAGCTCCTGGCCGCCCGCAAGGGGCGCATGGAGGACATGAGCGGCAACGGCACCGGCCGGATCAAGCTGGAGTACGTGCTCCCGTCGCGCGGCCTGATCAGCTTCCGCACCGACTTCCTCACCGAGACCCGCGGCACCGGCATCGCGAACCACGTGTTCGAGGGCTACTTCCCGTGGGCGGGCGAGATCCGCACCCGGCACAGCGGCTCCTTGGTCGCCGACCGCACCGGCCCGGTCACCGCGTACGCGATGATCCAGCTGGCCGACCGCGGCACCTTCTTCGTCGAGCCGGGCGCCGAGGTGTACGAGGGCATGGTCGTCGGCGAGAACCCGCGCTTCGAGGACCTCGACATCAACATCACCAAGGAGAAGAAGCTGACCAACATGCGTCAGTCCTCCGCCGACGTGATGGAGACGCTGGCCCGGCCGCGCAAGATGGGCCTGGAAGAGGCGCTGGAGTTCTGCTCCGTCGACGAGTGCGTCGAGGTCGCGCCCGAGGTCGTCCGGGTCCGCAAGGTCACCCTGGACGTCAACACCCGCGCGAAGGAGCGTTCGCGCGCCAAGAGTCGCGACAACGGCTGA
- the trpS gene encoding tryptophan--tRNA ligase → MSKLSGITPSGHVHLGNYLGAVRRWAREGGVDDLYFVADLHGMTTPHNPAKLRSLASEQLAVLIAAGIDPERVFVQSDLARELGALTWVLECTCNYGEAARMIQFKEKSKGQAGVRLSLLTYPALMAADILLQGAREVPVGEDQRQHVELTRTLAKRFNSTYGEVFTIPEAVLPPAGARVKDLTDPTRKMSKSTRDAAGVVFALDEPDQVRRKIRRAVTDGGSVPVHAPETRPGMANLLEVLAACRGGSPADLAAEFTTYGAVKDAVADAVIEELRPLRERALTLLDDVAELDRVRKAGAERARERGSHRLDAALRMIGAN, encoded by the coding sequence ATGAGCAAGCTGTCCGGGATCACCCCGTCCGGTCACGTCCACCTCGGCAACTACCTCGGCGCGGTCCGCCGCTGGGCCCGCGAAGGCGGCGTGGACGACCTGTACTTCGTCGCCGACCTGCACGGCATGACGACTCCGCACAACCCGGCGAAACTCCGATCCTTGGCGAGCGAGCAGCTCGCCGTGCTGATCGCCGCCGGCATCGACCCCGAGCGGGTGTTCGTGCAGTCCGACCTGGCCCGCGAGCTGGGCGCGCTGACCTGGGTCCTGGAGTGCACCTGCAACTACGGCGAGGCCGCTCGGATGATCCAGTTCAAGGAGAAGTCGAAGGGCCAGGCCGGCGTGCGGCTGTCGCTGCTGACGTACCCGGCGCTGATGGCCGCGGACATCCTGCTCCAGGGCGCCCGCGAGGTCCCGGTCGGCGAGGACCAGCGGCAGCACGTCGAGCTGACGCGGACGCTGGCCAAGCGCTTCAACAGCACGTACGGCGAGGTCTTCACCATCCCGGAAGCGGTCCTCCCGCCGGCGGGCGCGCGGGTGAAGGACCTCACCGACCCGACGCGCAAGATGTCGAAGTCGACGCGCGACGCGGCGGGTGTGGTGTTCGCGCTGGACGAGCCGGACCAGGTCCGCCGCAAGATCCGCCGCGCGGTCACCGACGGCGGTTCGGTACCGGTGCACGCCCCGGAGACCCGGCCGGGGATGGCGAACCTGCTGGAGGTCCTGGCCGCCTGCCGGGGCGGCTCGCCGGCGGACCTGGCGGCGGAGTTCACGACGTACGGCGCGGTGAAGGACGCCGTCGCGGACGCGGTGATCGAGGAGCTGCGACCCTTGCGTGAACGAGCGTTAACGCTGCTCGACGACGTCGCGGAGCTGGACCGGGTCCGCAAGGCGGGCGCGGAACGGGCTCGGGAGCGCGGCTCCCACCGGCTCGACGCGGCGCTGCGGATGATCGGCGCTAACTGA